The genomic stretch cagatgattctgatattctgggaattcagaagatggcggaatataggagcacgtaatataaactgatctgtcggaaaaagacagctttacacatacgaattccgagttacgggaatcgtccaaaagtaactcctccgacgcgagggtagatctaaccgcaattaagactccacctccccgtctggagggacggtcaaacctatatatagtgtacatacctgggaagacttcggagttaagtatctccggctttaaccaagtctctgtgagcactataatatgggatgcaaatgaaagactatcacaatacaatttgattaatttgctacgcaagcctctaacattttgataggagatagtaagttttgtagttagttttttgaagaggaagaagatgaagaggcggatggtgcagtggtctggccacgtgagggaagtttaattcccacgggcacctttttcttatttttgatcttagcttcaaactcttttaccaccatactatccggccaaaaatcacccgaacatatggtcgaaaagagctcgtttgggacagttatcttgaaagatgatatgtccctagcgtaagagaagGTAAATtattccacttttatattttcggcttttgttttgtcttgtatatacTATAAGACAAaacatccgacgatgtttgatcaggggaaagccgagaaacaaaaatttgtttctttagtggaaccaccgcgaggggttttggcgctgcagattgtgTTTCTGAAGTGCCAACTTGagccggtagtccggactcaatgttcctttttagctgccgatcttaaCAACATATGCGGATTTtctgcgattgacagctgatcagttgtggagtcctgttgatcatttgcacGTGGTTGCTGGGCCTTATGCAGCCTACCAacagcggcttttttgcgctttggagattcatctaatagcttaaggccattaaactgtgaattaagcgcggaaagaagatcatcggctcgacgaaaactatctctagctacgccaaaactgttgatcagttctttcaatccacctttagtttggcgcataaacgatttcatctcgttcgcaaccacaaggcaagcaacacaacagtaatttagattttgaccctttgctaggtcatcacttgttCGGCCATTAAAAACAGCacacttagtatgcaccattctatcacatagccaacaaatcatttttggctgctcaggttttataacctggcagcaatttttataaaagcagacaacatttactgTTTCCATATTTGTCTAtaatcagaccactgtgcacgaaaacacaaaatcaaaaagtttccagctgttaaaagaacaaatttaaaaacaaataaatttgatacTAAAagataattattaaaaacctcggctggtttgacaaatacaaaataaaaatcggagctaaaaaaaaacacgtaAAATTATCCTAAGATTAATGTGGATGTTTTAATTGTTCCACTAAAAATATGAGTTGTTGGCGGCGCGAGTtccgttttatatttaactttttatcgttgatatttgtttttagcacttttaaagtattttattattatttaatatttattcggtgATAGAcatttttacactttttaattgcttatctttgatttgaaaatgttcgcgatctcgtcccgattcagactgatcttctaAATATTAATCCTAATCCACTCAACCTCTgccagaagcttttctttAGGATTTTTTTGAACTTTCAACTTTGTTTAGGATGAAAGCGTTATactgaaattatttcaaagcATTGTGGAATTCCAATATGCTGACTGCAGTTTACTTTAAGTTTGGTTATTTATCAGGTGGCTAAGTGTTGGCGACATAAACAAGGGCAAAGAAGGTGCTGCTGAGATTGAAGttcgaaatttgtttattcacTAGGGCAGAGTGTTTTATTTACGGGTTAGATAACTTGCAGACACATATACGCAATTCGGTGAAAAGGTTCGTGTCTAACAATACGCACCTGACAAAGTGGATAaagtgaaattagttttcgcaGTAATAAACTTATGGACAAGTCCAGAATACTGGCACATATCGCAAATAGTGACCCACCAAGTCACTAACAgtgaaataataatgaaacgaaaacattttcattcaaaaatacaaagttaAGTTACTCGAACTGGGGCTCCGCTGCCCAGCTGCCACGCGATcgcacaaacagctgtttgcgaGCTTAAAGCTTCTCTATCCCAGGGTTCAAGTTCTGGCTAGAACCCTGGTGGTTTGGTGCACACTTCAGTATgaactttttaaatgaaaccgcTGCGGCTGATGAATCATTGGATACTGCGTTTCTCTCGAGCCCCCAATGTGCTGCCCCGCAGcgctttcaaaaaataaagcgaaagtctCGTGTTTCTCCGGAGACTGAAaggaaaaaatccaaatcaagCATCGGCAAACAAGGGGAAAACCCTTCGTCTACAGAACCTAGATATGGCGGCAACTCAAACCGATTAGGTTTACTTGCGCATCTCACAGCCGACAAACAAGTAGGCAATGAAATTGGCGATCTGTATGACCAGCCCAGTACCAGTCATCAAGCTGCTATTGCTGCCGCTAAGCGGGATGCAGCCTCCGCTGGTACCACTAGCTCAGTCAAAAAGGCGCAGTCCAAACCACCTCCTATAGTAATGGAGGGAGTGGACGACGTATGCCTGATGATGCAATGAGCGTTGTCCTAAGGCTTTACGCGGCTGACGCTAATACATTTCGCACCATATTGAACTGGCTCTAGATCGAAGAGTATGAGTTCCACTGCTACCAGCTTAAAGAGGACAGGCCTTACAGGGTATGCGTGAAAGGCCAGCCAAATCAAGGATGAGCTGGAAAAGATCGGACACAAGGTTCTCGATATTCATACACCGCTTAGGCGAAACGATCCGGGTACCTCAAAAGCGTCGCCAGTCAACATGTTCTTCCTAaatattgctgctgcggcaaacaATAAGGAGATCCTGGCGGTAAAGGCACTATGTCATATAAGAGTACTTATTGAGCCTCTCCGCAAGCGTAACGCTTTTGTCCAGTGCCATCGTTGTCAGCAGTTTGGCCCCACAGCCAAATACTGCCGTAAGGCCCACATTTGTGTGAAATATGCCGGCGAACACCCAGCCAAGGACTGTACTAGGCCACGCATCGGGCTGTGCACTTGCTACAACTGTGGCGGTCAGCATCCTGCAAACTATAAAGGTTGCAGCAAGCTACAAGCGTTCCTGCAGCGATCCAGACCCAGAAGCGGAGTGGCTGGAAGAACAGAAGTAAGCGAGCGACCAACTTCACGGGGCTTAGCTGGAGGTAAGGAGATCCCCTCTTCTCGAGGCGGAATATCTTATGCAGATGTGGCTAGAGGGTCCATTCACCACAAGCAACCACTGAGCCTGACGCACcaacaacagaagcaacagcaacagcccaATGATGGAAGTCCCAGTCGGCAAAGGAGCCGCAGCCGGACAAGGGCGTCTAGGGGTACACTTCAGCGCTCGACGGATGCTAGCAGCAGCATTGAAGCCATCCTGCAGACgctaaatgaaaacattaattcTTTGCGCTCGATTCAAGAGAAGCAGATGGAATtaatgctgatgatgatgaagcaacagcaacaacagtcacagcagcaggggcagatTATCAAGCTGCTTACTGCTCTCCAAGCGCGTCAAGCGACATAATGATGCCGCATCCTAGTGTGGAACGCCGACGGCGTATCCACGAAGTTGCCTGAAGTAGAGTGGTGGCAACGCCAAAGGCGGAGCAGCTATCTTAATCAAATCTAGCCTTGCCCACTTTTCGCTAACACCAATAGCCACTGTCAAGGTGCAACTTGCGCAGGCGGTTATTGAAACGGCACTTGGTCCTATAAGCTTTAGAgcggtctactgcccaccgagATTTGCATGGACTACGGACGAGTTTAAGGACATTTTGGAAGAGTTCCAGACGAAGTTCATTGTTGCAGGCGATTGGAACGCGTCCCACTGGCTCTGATGTGCGGGAAGGAGCAACCAAAAAGGCATTGCATTAGCGAATCTCGTTCTAAATTCGGAGATGGACTCGCTAGCAACAGGAGGACTAACAAAATACCCGTACGGCAGTAGAGGCTCACCAGGGTACATCAATTTTGCACTGACAAAGGGTGTGCTGGGCATCCACGCTAACATAATACTACAATATGCTACCCTAAGATGGAGCGGCTTATCACTAGGCGTACTAACCTGGAGGTATTCCAATCGCAACTGGAGTCCACACTGCCCCTCAACACTGCCTTAAACTCTGGACAGGACGTTGATGATGCTATCGAACTGCTCACCAACAATATCAAGTCAGCAGCTAGATTAGCAACTCCCAACatatctcggcagcccgcagcagatcgaatcccaatacccagggagatcttgctgcttatagctgagaagaggcgcttacgcactaggtggatgaggtctcgtcacccgttggacaaaacggaatggaatcgagcgctgcacaaagccgcatGGTTCGACGAAAGACTTGCCAATACTGGAGTCGAAAGCGAAGCGACGCATTCGCTGTGGAAGACCACGCGCGCAATCAAAAGGCGTTGCACGAGGAAGGCGCCTTTTGAACCCTGCGAGGTAGCCGAAgtcattgtgcgccagagtaGCAACAAAGCACCAggacatgacgtcatctgcaacgcCACATTGGAGACCCTGCCTagacaagcgatcctctacataacgttggttttcaacgctattgtgaggttgcaatacttcccttatcagtggaagctcgggacaatctccatgatccacaaacctggaaagccggaaagggagcccgcctcctaccggccgatcagtctcctcccttcaatttcgaaggtgtttgagagactgattgctgtccggattgtaaggattatggaagcccaggggattacccctgagcaccagttcggtttccgtgctggccactgtactgtcgagcagctccatcgagtcgtcgagcaaattctgactgcctacgacagtaaggaatattgtaacagcctcttcttggacattcgagaagcgtttgatcgagtgtgaaatcaagcagacgctgcctgctccatattttgggttgctaaaatcatacctggaaggaaggaggttcgctgtgcgctttcattcagcaatttccaccgagcacaacgtggcagctggtgttccacaaggtagtgtcctcggccccctgctctactgcctgtatagccacgacatgcaGCAGCCGGATGTAATcctttacgggaaatctatgttggTCACATTCGCCGATGACGTGagcgtcacctacaggtcccgatgcgagcacgacgcagccggtggtatccaggactttgcataccggttctcggaatgggcaagacgttggaacattggcatcaatagcagtaaatccaacaacgtctgctttactttaaagcggagaacgccaccgcccgtctacacCGAGGAAGCCCCggtaccacagccgaacgcagcaaagtaacatggagtgcttctggatcgcagactcacattttccaagcatgtgaccgacatcagaacgcgaCATCCCGAtttcctttgacaagggtcagcagaagctgacgcttatattaaatcctatttgttatatgtgattgttatgtaattgtagtaaaattactgtaaatttgaaaaagctaactatagttagtcggcgagcccaaatgggctgaattaatagataagaaggaggacacaaaggggcttcaagacttccccgtatgcgttaataaattaattaataatataaaaaaaaaaaacatacgcATCGCAAGTCAAATCACACTTTAAAAAAagatttacaaaaaaaattacttttatatAAGTCttctaaatttctatcgatttgttaaaaataaataattttagaCCCAAGCTAACAAAAACTAACACGACCACACTTTAAAGAATTCGCACATCCACTATTTGAGTATGGGTATTTGATAGTCGGAGAAATCGATTTTGCATTCTGTTATCCGGACTCTAGGACTGAAAGGGGCTTGTACTTTAGAGTGGTTgtcaattttttaatatttgtatagttaatgaattaaaaaaataatcattttcACCACCTTTTTATTCCTTTCCCACTTTTAGAACAAAGACAAGAACCGAATTAGTCAGAGTTTCTGCGGCTGTTATGGGTATCGAGTTCTCATATGCAGCCGAAACAGCATTTGTTTCCCcaacacttttaaaaattggAGTTGAGCATCAGCATATGACACTCGTTTGGGCATTATCTCCATTAgttggattttttttatgtcCAATTTTGGGATCTTTATCTGATCGCTGCAAACTGAATATTGGACGACGACGACCATTCATTCTTCTTCTATCAATTGGAGTCATTTTTGGTAAGTGAAATCTAGCAGTCTTTTTAAAAACCagacattttaaaaaaatcaacataTAGTTAAAGGcgtaataaaaaaatgaatttttggtGGCTTAAATTCGTAGACAAATCAATATATAGATTTGTAAGATAAAGGAGtcgttgaaaattatttaacatgTAGATCGAactatattaattatatatattcttgaacAGGATCACTGGCCGAGTCGACaaggccatgtccgtctgtccgtatcccaggaactataaaagctacaaggttgagattcagcatacagatgCTAGAGACATAAACGCACCGCAattttgttgacccatgtttcCACTCCAACTCTACCACCCTAAAAGCACCCAAAACTGCAACGTAGATGTTAGGTAGATTCACTAGgaactatataccccttatcttaaatcattgtagatctaactatgagttgcatgacccttacagaaaattatgttctgactagaatagactttatcctattatctgtaatcttgactctctgccgctcttaaagcaatcaattttaacttttttaatacataattagatcctactaaggagtggccgtgggacccgtgcaaAAAATGTACCGCGTATTGCAGTTCCAACGCCATCCTGGCGGTCAGAACCAACCTCAGAACTACCAGCCGATCGAATTAGCCAAACTTAgataattggaaatttaaatatttcggaTACTAGTCCATGTCCGTAGATGACTTTATTTACAGGATTCAGTCACTCACCACCAGACAGACCTTAGAAGAAAATTGATAACTATTTGCTCGCTATGCCAGTAATTTTTTCGAGGGTAGTGCTAGCGAATAGTTCTTCTTCCACAAAAGCGTACCTGTGGTCACTTGGCCACAAATAAGTTAAAGATGGGGAAACTAACTTAGAATTCCGAATGGCATTATcacaacgaaaacaaaagctcTTATAGAGTTATACGACAAAATTCTATTAATAGCGCATAAACTTGCGCAACCCTTGCCGGAAGCAGCAAGTGCTCCGAGCCAACTTGTTCCCAGACATTTAACATGAGATTTTACATGTGATTATAATGTCTATTTCTCATATTGTGATTTCTGTCGCACTGACTTCATCTCCTGAAACAGAACAGATGCCAAGGACAAAGCTCACGGACAAAAGCTCCGCCAAACCATAAGGTAGATCTTAATAAACCCAGTTGCGAAACAGCTTCCGTGGATCCAGCACATCAAATTTTAGTTACGACCATTTCGAGAGAAACAATCGTTATAAGCTGATAGTGTAAAAACCATGATAGCGTTCAATGGAGTGTGTTAGGTGCTTTGTTCGATCTAAATAGCGCTTCACTGGATCAAGTGCACCGTAATTCAGTAATCCAGTAAGCAGCGTAATAATTAAACGCGCGGCTCCCAAAACCCTGTTTGGATTGGCTCTGTTGGCACTGACTGTTACTCCAAGCCTTTGATCTGCATTATATAGTAGAGCTACAGGTGACAACATAATCCGCATAGTGAATGTTCTTTCGACATTCGCAAAAATCTCAGACTCCGAACTATGTCGGTCATCAGCTTCCAGTTGCATACGCTTCAAGAACCTTTACAAAGGGTGAAAGTTATAAGACCACTACAGAGCAAGAACTAGCAGCTATTCAATGggcaaaaatttatttcagaccatatatatatggtagGCATTTCTTGGTTCAAAGTGGCCTCTGACATACCTATTT from Drosophila simulans strain w501 unplaced genomic scaffold, Prin_Dsim_3.1 Segkk87_quiver_pilon, whole genome shotgun sequence encodes the following:
- the LOC27207425 gene encoding proton-associated sugar transporter A isoform X3, with the translated sequence MDKLHNYQGIEGRFHQCRDNIKEFYEDFHAKKSVNLVDIVKKQLNGNTSANKDFSHVFRTKTRTELVRVSAAVMGIEFSYAAETAFVSPTLLKIGVEHQHMTLVWALSPLVGFFLCPILGSLSDRCKLNIGRRRPFILLLSIGVIFGHN